Genomic DNA from Salinibacter pepae:
CGCGGACTGCGGGCACTCGCGGTGCAGCTAGGCCGCGCGCCGGTGCGGCAGTGGGGGCGCGGGTCGGAACGAGGCCGGTCCGAAGTGCGCTCCTCACACGTGATCGGGACGTACGAGAATGATTTTCGCGGCGCCCTCCCGATGTGGAGGGCGTCGCGTCGTTTTTTGTGCAGAAGGGAGTTGAAGAGTGATGCCAGCGTCAGGTCGTCCGTGGGTCGTCTGCAAATTTGGGGGCACGAGCGTGTCGAGCCGGGCCCGGTGGGACACGATCGTCGAGGTGGTACATGCGCACCGCGCGGAGGGGCGCGTCCCCTTTCTCGTCTGTTCGGCCCTGCAGGGCCTCTCGGATCAGCTGGAGGCGCTGTGCGCGCAGCTCGCGTCCGCTGAGCCCGGCGCCCCGGAATCGACGCTCGACACCATCCGGGAGCGGCACCGGGCACTGGGGCAGGACCTCGGCGTGGAGGCCGAGGCGGTGCTGTCGGGCGAGCTTGCGCGCCTGGAGCGGTGGGTCGACGAGATTCAGGAGACCGACGGGCCGTCGCCGCGGCAGCGGGCCGCCGTCCTGGCCACGGGCGAGCTGCTGTCGACCCGCCTCGGCGCGGCCTACCTGTCGGCCCAGGGGCTGCCGGCGGAGTGGCTTGACGCGCGCGAGTTCCTGCGGGCCACCGACGACCCGCACCTGCCGCCGCGGCGCCAGTACCTGGCCGCAAACTGCACGTCGCACGCCGACCCGGGGCTGCAGGCCCGTCTTGCCGACGCCCCGGAGGCCGTCTACCTCACGCAGGGCTTCATCGCGAGCAATGCCCTCGACGAGACCGTCCTGCTCGGGCGGGGCGGCTCGGACACGTCGGCGGCCCACTTCGCGGCCAAGCTGGAGGCCGAGCGGACCGAGGTATGGACCGACGTGCCGGGCCTGTTCACGGCGAATCCGGGCGAGGTGCCGTCGGGGCGGCTGCTGCGCCGCCTGGACTACGACGAGGCCCAGGAGCTGGCCACGATGGGCGCGCGGGTGCTTCACCCCCGTTGCCTCGACCCGGCGCGGCGCCACCAGATCCCCCTCCACGTCCGCAGCACCGAGGCCCCCTCCCTCGACGGCACGATCGTGAGCGGCGAGGGGCCCGATGTGGGGCCCCAGGTGAAGGCCATCTCGGCCAAAACCAACATCACGGCCGTCAGCATGGACACGCTGGGCATGTGGCAGGAGGTGGGCTTTCTGGCCGACGTCTTTCAGGTGTTCAAGCACCACGGCCTGTCGGTCGACCTGATGGCCACCTCGGAGTCGAACGTGACGGTGACGCTCGACCCGGTGGCCAATGCCCTCGACCCGGACATCCTCGACCGGCTGCTGCACGACCTGAACCGGTACTGCGACGCCGAGCTGATCGACCCGTGTGCCATCGTCAGCCTCGTGGGGCGCCACATCCGCTCTCTGCTGAGCGAGCTGGGCCCGGCGTTCGAGGTGTTCGACGAGCAGAAGGTCCACCTCGTCACCCAGGCCGCGAGCGACCTCAACATGAGCTTCGTGGTGGACGAGGACCAGGCCTCACGCCTCGTCCGCGAGCTGCACGCGCAGTTCTTCGGCCACCGAGCCCCGGACGCCGTCTTTGGGCCGCGGTGGCAGGAGCTGGTCGAGGACGGCACGCCCGAAGAGACGCCGGACGTGTGGTGGCGGGAGCGCCGCGAGGCCCTGCTGCGCCTGGCGGACGACGAGTCGCCGCGCTACGTCTACGACCCGGAGGTGGTGACGGCCCGCAGCGACGAGGTGCAGGGGCTCGGGCCGATCGACCAATCGTTTTACGCGGTGAAGGCCAACCCGCACCCCGAGGTGCTCCGCCTGCTGGAGCGGCGGGGCCTCGGCTTCGAGTGCGTGTCCCCCGGCGAGCTGGATCGCGTCTTCGAGGCGTGCCCGGGCCTCGACCCGGCGCGCGTCCTGTTCCAGCCCAACTTTGCAGCCCCCGCCGAGTACGCCGACGCCTTCGAGCGCGGCGTGCACGTGACGGTCGACAACGTGCAGCCCCTGGCCCAGCA
This window encodes:
- a CDS encoding bifunctional aspartate kinase/diaminopimelate decarboxylase; this translates as MPASGRPWVVCKFGGTSVSSRARWDTIVEVVHAHRAEGRVPFLVCSALQGLSDQLEALCAQLASAEPGAPESTLDTIRERHRALGQDLGVEAEAVLSGELARLERWVDEIQETDGPSPRQRAAVLATGELLSTRLGAAYLSAQGLPAEWLDAREFLRATDDPHLPPRRQYLAANCTSHADPGLQARLADAPEAVYLTQGFIASNALDETVLLGRGGSDTSAAHFAAKLEAERTEVWTDVPGLFTANPGEVPSGRLLRRLDYDEAQELATMGARVLHPRCLDPARRHQIPLHVRSTEAPSLDGTIVSGEGPDVGPQVKAISAKTNITAVSMDTLGMWQEVGFLADVFQVFKHHGLSVDLMATSESNVTVTLDPVANALDPDILDRLLHDLNRYCDAELIDPCAIVSLVGRHIRSLLSELGPAFEVFDEQKVHLVTQAASDLNMSFVVDEDQASRLVRELHAQFFGHRAPDAVFGPRWQELVEDGTPEETPDVWWRERREALLRLADDESPRYVYDPEVVTARSDEVQGLGPIDQSFYAVKANPHPEVLRLLERRGLGFECVSPGELDRVFEACPGLDPARVLFQPNFAAPAEYADAFERGVHVTVDNVQPLAQHPDVFAGEELFVRVDPGQGEGHHRKVRTAGAQSKFGVVPDDLGRLRAAVDQAGATVVGLHAHVGSGITDENTWAGLVDLLASLAAEFPAVRALNVGGGLGVPNASGGRPLDLDALDAALGEAAARHPQYDLWMEPGRYLVAEAGVLLARVTQTKTKDAAAYVGLDTGMNSLLRPALYGAHHEIVNLSRLDEPPAMTADVVGPVCETGDVLGHDRRLPPTEPGDTLLVATTGAYGASMSNRYNLREPASEVMLAPEPA